A region of Salvelinus alpinus chromosome 6, SLU_Salpinus.1, whole genome shotgun sequence DNA encodes the following proteins:
- the LOC139578815 gene encoding BTB/POZ domain-containing adapter for CUL3-mediated RhoA degradation protein 1-like, producing the protein MSAEASAGSVAAASVPATQSPGRGSEEKGVGGGLAGSKYVKLNVGGSLHYTTVQTLSKEDSLLRSMCNGGAEVTIDSEGWVVLDRCGRHFGLVLNFMRDGSVPLPESHRELEEVLKEAQYYRVQGLVQHCMSAMEKQRNVYEGICRIPMITSTKEEQRMITTCRKPVVKLQNNRGNNKYSYTSNSDDNLLKNIELFDKLGLRFNGRVLFVKDVLGDEICCWSFYGEGRKIAEVCCTSIVYATEKKQTKVEFPEARIFEETLNILIYENGRGSGPGGVALLESSSLVASQSEEEGASAGDRRVRRIHVRRHIMHDERGHGQQTVYKD; encoded by the exons ATGTCTGCTGAGGCTTCCGCAGGGAGTGTGGCAGCTGCATCCGTCCCTGCCACCCAGTCCCCTGGCCGGGGCAGCGAGGAGAAGGGGGTTGGAGGGGGTCTGGCGGGGAGTAAATATGTAAAGCTGAATGTTGGGGGCTCCCTGCATTACACCACGGTACAGACCCTGAGCAAAGAGGACAGCCTACTAAGGAGCATGTGCAATGGAGGAGCAGAGGTCACCATAGATTCGGAGG GCTGGGTAGTGTTGGACAGGTGTGGTCGTCATTTTGGCTTGGTGCTGAACTTTATGCGGGACGGCTCGGTACCGCTTCCGGAGTCCCACAGAGAGCTGGAGGAAGTTCTGAAGGAAGCTCAGTACTACAGGGTCCAAGGACTAGTCCAGCACTGCATGTCTGCCATGGAG AAACAAAGGAATGTCTATGAGGGGATATGCCGCATTCCCATGATTACCTCAACCAAAGAAGAGCAGAGAATGATAACCACCTGCAGGAAG CCTGTAGTAAAACTACAGAACAACAGAGGGAACAACAAGTATTCGTACACCAG TAACTCGGACGAcaacctgttgaaaaacattgAGCTGTTTGATAAACTGGGGCTGCGCTTCAATGGGCGCGTCCTGTTTGTCAAGGACGTGCTCGGGGACGAGATCTGCTGCTGGTCCTTCTACGGTGAGGGACGCAAGATCGCTGAGGTGTGCTGCACATCCATTGTCTACGCCACTGAGAAGAAACAGACCAAG GTGGAGTTTCCTGAAGCCCGCATCTTTGAGGAGACGCTCAACATCCTCATCTATGAGAATGGGCGTGGTTCTGGCCCGGGAGGCGTGGCCCTTTTGGAGTCATCTTCGCTGGTGGCCAGCCAATCAGAGGAGGAGGGGGCCAGTGCAGGGGACCGAAGGGTGAGGAGGATTCACGTGAGGAGGCACATCATGCATGATGAGAGAGGACACGGCCAACAGACTGTGTATAAGGACTGA